The genomic segment AGGCTCAGGCTGCTATTGAATTTATGCAATCCGCTCACAACGAACTGGGCTCAGATTACACAAATTTTAATCTTATTGAAAGACAGGGACTACACATAATATCCATCTCTCATATTATGCATGAGTTGGTCCCCAGAATTAATTCAGCCCAGCCAATCGAAGCCCTGAGCCAATGGTTTCATCATAGTTTGATACATACTTTTGTCCATATCTCTAATCAACTCAGACAGGAAACAGAGTTAAACCAAGTTGTTCTCAGCGGCGGTGTGTTCCAGAATAGGTTGCTCTTTGAGGGGCTGTTCCAGGCTTTGGAGCTAAACCATTTTGATGTTTACACTCATCGTCAAGTTCCAACCAATGATGGTGGGTTAGCCTTGGGCCAAGTAGCTATTGGTCAAAACCACTTGCAGAAGTAAATTGATTCGCACTTAATGTCAAATTAGACTGTTAATTTATCACATAAATATTAGGAATAGATATATGTGTCTTGCCATCCCCGGAAAATTATTAGAAGTATTTGATGAAAACGGTCTCAAGATGGGCAATATTGATTTTGCCGGGTCTGTAAGTAAGGCTTGTCTGGAGTATGTACCGGAAATTGAAATTGGTCAATACACCATCGTCCATGCCGGCTTTGCCTTATCAGTCCTAAATGAGG from the Candidatus Neomarinimicrobiota bacterium genome contains:
- a CDS encoding HypC/HybG/HupF family hydrogenase formation chaperone — protein: MCLAIPGKLLEVFDENGLKMGNIDFAGSVSKACLEYVPEIEIGQYTIVHAGFALSVLNE